One genomic segment of Chelonia mydas isolate rCheMyd1 chromosome 1, rCheMyd1.pri.v2, whole genome shotgun sequence includes these proteins:
- the RRP8 gene encoding ribosomal RNA-processing protein 8 isoform X1: MFDEGGWNKEDGGEALSQALLCPRHRPAQHCILAPRGSLQKQRRRLLATLQRLEASSCTDPPQSPGPLSGDSESESDSAGRAGRKQPRKQRQGLKPRAASSPGVAPGAPSACGAPHPGPEPGPAGRRRRKDSAAEAPGDSARAPRKEQPSRELGAAAGRPVPLLTRKQWRNKQKNKRRQKNKFKAGAGQDVGQGLGAGQDVGQGTSALPPSEPSGVLRARMEERLQSARFRYINQQLYTSSSQEAAQLFQRDPAAFAIYHRGFARQVGRWPENPVHRIIQYLRGRPASLVVADFGCGDCKIATSVRNKVHSFDLVALSPCVTVCDMAKVPLADESVDVTVFCLALMGTNLREILEEANRVLRPGADTRIWGSTGIWSASSTVAVATQRAKGSRIKQKLWWGNRKGIRALAEGWRIAAQSRSCGGYGQWLKEPALSPHLASPQGHAEGGRGCQPLRRHPGLCECRDSAGLSDCLQGPGQSVFLYV, translated from the exons ATGTTTGACGAAGGGGGGTGGAACAAGGAGGATGGCGGGGAGGCTCTCAGCCAGGCTCTCCTGTGCCCTCGGCACcgccctgcccagcactgcatcctg GCTCCTAGAGGCTCCTTGCAGAAGCAGCGCAGACGGCTCCTCGCGACCCTGCAGCGCCTAGAGGCCTCGAGCTGCACGGACCCtcctcagagccctgggcccCTGTCTGGGGACAGCGAATCTGAGTCTGACTCTGCGGGCCGGGCAGGGAGGAAACAGCCCAGGAAACAGAGACAGGGCCTGAAACCCagagctgcctcctcccccggtgTCGCCCCAGGGGCTCCAAGCGCCTGCGGCGCTCCCCACCCAGGACCGGAGCCAGGCCCCGCTGGCAGGAGACGGAGGAAAG ATTCTGCAGCAGAGGCCCCCGGGGACAGCGCGCGTGCACCCCGCAAAGAGCAGCCGAGCCGGGAGCTGGGCGCAGCCGCTGGCCGGCCGGTTCCTTTGCTGACCAGGAAGCAGTGGAGGAACAAACAGAAGAATAAAAGGCGACAGAAGAACAAGTTCAAAGCGGGTGCGGGGCAggatgtggggcagggcctgggcgcggggcaggatgtggggcaggggaccTCGGCACTGCCCCCGTCTGAGCCCTCGGGGGTGCTGCGGGCCCGGATGGAGGAGCGGCTCCAGTCAGCCCGTTTCCGCTACATCAACCAGCAGCTCTACACGTCCAGCAGCCAGGAGGCAGCCCAGCTCTTCCAGCGCGACCCTGCTGCCTTCGCCATCTATCACCGCGGCTTTGCCCGGCAGGTGGGGCGCTGGCCTGAGAATCCGGTTCACCGCATTATCCAGTACCTGCGGGGTCG GCCGGCCTCGCTGGTGGTGGCAGATTTTGGATGCGGCGACTGCAAGATTGCGACCAGTGTCAGGAACAAGGTTCACTCGTTCGACCTGGTGGCACTGAGCCCATGTGTCACTGTGTGTGACATGGCCAAG GTGCCGCTGGCGGACGAGTCTGTGGATGTCACCGTGTTCTGCCTGGCGTTGATGGGCACCAATCTGCGGGAGATCCTGGAAGAGGCCAACCGGGTGCTGAGGCCAGG GGCAGACACTAGGATCTGGGGATCAAcgggcatctggtctgccagcagCACAGTGGCTGTGGCCACTCAGAGAGCAAAGGGGAGCAGGATAAAGCAGAAGCTATGGTGGGGAAATCGCAAAG ggatACGGGCACTGGCAGAGGGGTGGAGGATTGCTGCACAGAGCAGGAGTTGTGGGGGATATGGGCAGTGGCTCAAGGAACCAGCCCTCTCCCCTCACCTGGCATCTCCCCAGGGGCACGCTGAAGGTGGCAGAGGTTGCCAGCCGCTTCGCAGACATCCGGGCCTTTGTGAGTGCCGTGACTCAGCTGGGCTTTCAGATTGTCTCCAAG GACCTGGACAATCCGTTTTTCTATATGTTTGA
- the RRP8 gene encoding ribosomal RNA-processing protein 8 isoform X2: MFDEGGWNKEDGGEALSQALLCPRHRPAQHCILAPRGSLQKQRRRLLATLQRLEASSCTDPPQSPGPLSGDSESESDSAGRAGRKQPRKQRQGLKPRAASSPGVAPGAPSACGAPHPGPEPGPAGRRRRKDSAAEAPGDSARAPRKEQPSRELGAAAGRPVPLLTRKQWRNKQKNKRRQKNKFKAGAGQDVGQGLGAGQDVGQGTSALPPSEPSGVLRARMEERLQSARFRYINQQLYTSSSQEAAQLFQRDPAAFAIYHRGFARQVGRWPENPVHRIIQYLRGRPASLVVADFGCGDCKIATSVRNKVHSFDLVALSPCVTVCDMAKVPLADESVDVTVFCLALMGTNLREILEEANRVLRPGGTLKVAEVASRFADIRAFVSAVTQLGFQIVSKDLDNPFFYMFDFSKTGQPRAGGSLPGLALRPCLYKKR, translated from the exons ATGTTTGACGAAGGGGGGTGGAACAAGGAGGATGGCGGGGAGGCTCTCAGCCAGGCTCTCCTGTGCCCTCGGCACcgccctgcccagcactgcatcctg GCTCCTAGAGGCTCCTTGCAGAAGCAGCGCAGACGGCTCCTCGCGACCCTGCAGCGCCTAGAGGCCTCGAGCTGCACGGACCCtcctcagagccctgggcccCTGTCTGGGGACAGCGAATCTGAGTCTGACTCTGCGGGCCGGGCAGGGAGGAAACAGCCCAGGAAACAGAGACAGGGCCTGAAACCCagagctgcctcctcccccggtgTCGCCCCAGGGGCTCCAAGCGCCTGCGGCGCTCCCCACCCAGGACCGGAGCCAGGCCCCGCTGGCAGGAGACGGAGGAAAG ATTCTGCAGCAGAGGCCCCCGGGGACAGCGCGCGTGCACCCCGCAAAGAGCAGCCGAGCCGGGAGCTGGGCGCAGCCGCTGGCCGGCCGGTTCCTTTGCTGACCAGGAAGCAGTGGAGGAACAAACAGAAGAATAAAAGGCGACAGAAGAACAAGTTCAAAGCGGGTGCGGGGCAggatgtggggcagggcctgggcgcggggcaggatgtggggcaggggaccTCGGCACTGCCCCCGTCTGAGCCCTCGGGGGTGCTGCGGGCCCGGATGGAGGAGCGGCTCCAGTCAGCCCGTTTCCGCTACATCAACCAGCAGCTCTACACGTCCAGCAGCCAGGAGGCAGCCCAGCTCTTCCAGCGCGACCCTGCTGCCTTCGCCATCTATCACCGCGGCTTTGCCCGGCAGGTGGGGCGCTGGCCTGAGAATCCGGTTCACCGCATTATCCAGTACCTGCGGGGTCG GCCGGCCTCGCTGGTGGTGGCAGATTTTGGATGCGGCGACTGCAAGATTGCGACCAGTGTCAGGAACAAGGTTCACTCGTTCGACCTGGTGGCACTGAGCCCATGTGTCACTGTGTGTGACATGGCCAAG GTGCCGCTGGCGGACGAGTCTGTGGATGTCACCGTGTTCTGCCTGGCGTTGATGGGCACCAATCTGCGGGAGATCCTGGAAGAGGCCAACCGGGTGCTGAGGCCAGG GGGCACGCTGAAGGTGGCAGAGGTTGCCAGCCGCTTCGCAGACATCCGGGCCTTTGTGAGTGCCGTGACTCAGCTGGGCTTTCAGATTGTCTCCAAG GACCTGGACAATCCGTTTTTCTATATGTTTGATTTCTCCAAGACGGGgcagccccgggctggggggagccTGCCTGGCCTGGCGCTGAGACCCTGCCTCTACAAGAAGCGCTGA